The Oryza glaberrima chromosome 9, OglaRS2, whole genome shotgun sequence genome includes a window with the following:
- the LOC127785125 gene encoding ornithine decarboxylase 1B, chloroplastic-like — translation MVGGSPMQAVLMAPGVKDKKVLAFKRGKGKDAEAGVTALIRDIVAGGARSAFHVFDLAKVVDLHRGWRRALPDVRPCYAVKCNPDGAMLAALAALGAGFDCASRAEIEAVLALGVRPATIVYANPCKPEAHLEYAAEVGVNLTTYDSEEEVAKVRRCHPRCELLLRIKAPDSGDAKVDLGLKYGANPDEVLPLLRAAQREGVAVAGVSFHVGSGASRADVYRGAIEAARAAFDAAAALGMPPMRVLDIGGGFMAGRTFDEAAAVINRALERHFGDLPCVEVIGEPGRYFAETAFTLAARVIGKRTRGELREYWIDDGLYGSLNCILMDHYVPRPRPLAAAAAGEDTTAATTHASTVFGPTCDSLDTVVTGYQLPEMSVGDWLVFDDMGAYTTAAGSNFNGFATSAIKIHLAYSS, via the coding sequence ATGGTTGGAGGAAGCCCCATGCAGGCCGTGCTCATGGCCCCCGGCGTCAAGGACAAGAAGGTGCTCGCCTTCAAGCGCGGCAAGGGCAAGGACGCCGAGGCCGGCGTCACGGCGCTCATCCGCgacatcgtcgccggcggcgcccggaGCGCGTTCCACGTCTTCGACCTCGCCAAGGTCGTCGACCTCCACCGCGGGTGGCGCCGCGCGCTCCCAGACGTGCGCCCCTGCTACGCCGTCAAGTGCAACCCCGACGGCGCCatgctcgccgcgctcgccgcgctcggCGCCGGCTTCGACTGCGCCAGCCGCGCCGAGATCGAGGCAGTGCTCGCGCTCGGCGTCCGCCCCGCCACCATCGTCTACGCCAACCCGTGCAAGCCCGAGGCGCACCTCGAGTACGCCGCCGAGGTCGGCGTCAACCTCACCACCTACGActccgaggaggaggtggccaaGGTCCGGCGATGCCACCCGCGCTGCGAGCTGCTGCTCCGCATCAAGGCGCCCGACTCCGGCGACGCCAAGGTCGACCTGGGGCTCAAGTACGGCGCCAACCCGGACGAGGTGCTAccgctcctccgcgccgcgcagcgcgagggcgtcgccgtcgccggcgtctccTTCCACGTCGGGAGCGGCGCGTCCCGCGCCGACGTCTACCGCGGCGCCatcgaggcggcgcgcgcggcgttcgacgccgcggcggcgctcggcatGCCGCCGATGCGCGTCCTCGACATCGGCGGCGGCTTCATGGCCGGCCGGACcttcgacgaggcggcggcggtcatcAACCGCGCGCTGGAGCGCCACTTCGGCGACCTCCCCTGCGTCGAGGTGATCGGCGAGCCCGGGCGGTACTTCGCCGAGACGGCGTTCaccctcgccgcgcgcgtcaTCGGGAAGCGCACCCGCGGCGAGCTCCGGGAGTACTGGATCGACGACGGCCTCTACGGCTCCCTCAACTGCATCCTCATGGACCACTACGTGCCGCGCCCgaggccgctcgccgccgccgccgccggcgaggacacgacggcggcgacgacgcacgCCTCGACGGTGTTCGGCCCGACGTGCGACTCCCTCGACACAGTGGTCACCGGCTACCAGCTGCCGGAGATGAGCGTCGGCGACTGGCTCGTGTTCGACGACATGGGCGCCTACACCACCGCGGCTGGCTCCAACTTCAACGGCTTCGCCACGTCAGCGATAAAGATCCACCTGGCATACTCCAGCTAG